In the genome of Populus nigra chromosome 9, ddPopNigr1.1, whole genome shotgun sequence, one region contains:
- the LOC133703886 gene encoding major allergen Pru ar 1-like, translating to MGVITLENEFAVAVAPAKLFKAYCLEIDTLLPKILPEHIKSSEIIEGNGGPGTVRKITFAEGKDLSYAKQKIEAIDEENLTYSFSLIEANVWKDAVEKVTYEHKFVPTPEGGSICKRTSTYYIKGDAEINKDQIKDVYGKKTAGLFKAVEAYFLANPDA from the exons ATGGGTGTCATCACTTTGGAAAATGAGTTTGCTGTTGCTGTCGCCCCAGCCAAGCTTTTCAAGGCATACTGCCTTGAAATTGACACCCTTTTGCCTAAAATTCTACCAGAGCACATTAAGAGCTCTGAGATAATTGAAGGAAATGGAGGGCCTGGAACCGTCAGGAAGATCACTTTTGCTGAAG GAAAAGATCTCAGTTATGCCAAGCAGAAGATTGAGGCAATTGACGAAGAGAACTTGACCTACAGCTTCAGCTTGATTGAAGCCAATGTTTGGAAGGATGCAGTTGAAAAGGTGACTTACGAGCACAAGTTCGTCCCAACTCCTGAGGGAGGATCCATTTGCAAGAGAACCAGCACATACTACATCAAGGGTGATGCCGAGATCAACAAAGATCAAATCAAGGATGTGTATGGCAAAAAGACAGCAGGCTTGTTCAAGGCTGTTGAAGCCTACTTCTTGGCCAATCCAGATGCCTAA
- the LOC133703979 gene encoding major allergen Pru ar 1-like, whose product MGVITLENEFAVAVAPAKLFKAYCLETDTLLPKILPEHIKSSDIVEGNGGPGTIRKITFAEGKELSYAKQKIEAIDEENLTYSFSLIEANVWKDAVEKVTYEHKFVPTPEGGSICKRTSTYYIKGDAEFNKDQIKDVYGKKTAGLFKAVEAYFLANPDA is encoded by the exons ATGGGTGTTATCACTTTGGAAAATGAGTTTGCTGTCGCTGTCGCTCCAGCCAAGCTTTTCAAGGCATACTGCCTTGAGACCGACACTCTTTTGCCTAAAATTCTACCAGAGCACATTAAGAGCTCTGATATAGTTGAAGGAAATGGAGGGCCTGGAACCATCAGGAAGATCACTTTTGCTGAAG GCAAAGAACTCAGTTATGCCAAGCAAAAGATTGAGGCAATTGACGAAGAGAACTTGACCTACAGCTTCAGCTTGATTGAAGCCAATGTTTGGAAGGATGCAGTTGAAAAGGTGACTTATGAGCACAAGTTCGTGCCAACTCCTGAGGGAGGATCCATTTGCAAGAGAACCAGCACATACTACATCAAGGGTGATGCTGAGTTCAACAAAGATCAAATCAAGGATGTGTATGGAAAAAAGACAGCGGGCTTGTTCAAGGCTGTTGAAGCCTACTTCTTGGCCAATCCAGATGCCTAA
- the LOC133702606 gene encoding major allergen Pru ar 1-like has protein sequence MGVVTLENEFAVAVAPAKLFKAYCLEIDTLLPKILPDHIKSSEIIEGNGGPGTIRKITFSEGKELSYAKQKIEAIDEENLTYSFSLIEANVWKDAVEKVTYEHKFVPTPEGGSICKRTSTYCIKGDAEINKDQIKDVYGKKTEGLFKAVEAYFLANPDA, from the exons ATGGGTGTTGTCACTTTGGAAAATGAGTTTGCCGTCGCTGTCGCCCCAGCCAAGCTTTTCAAGGCATACTGCCTTGAAATTGACACCCTTTTGCCTAAAATTCTACCAGATCACATTAAGAGCTCCGAGATAATTGAAGGAAATGGAGGGCCAGGAACCATCAGGAAGATCACTTTTTCTGAAG GCAAAGAACTAAGTTATGCCAAGCAGAAGATTGAGGCAATTGATGAAGAGAACTTGACCTACAGCTTTAGCCTGATTGAAGCCAATGTTTGGAAGGATGCAGTTGAAAAGGTGACTTACGAGCACAAGTTCGTGCCGACTCCTGAGGGAGGTTCCATTTGCAAGAGAACCAGCACATACTGCATCAAGGGTGATGCTGAGATCAACAAAGACCAAATCAAGGATGTGTATGGCAAAAAGACTGAAGGCTTGTTCAAGGCTGTTGAAGCCTACTTCTTGGCCAATCCAGATGCCTAA